CCACAACAGGCACTTGGCAATTGTAAGTGGGTGGCACCCGATCCGACATcaacgagcagcagcaacagccagCAGTGCTCCTGCCTGGACGGAAGGGATCCACCGCCAAACCACCCACTGGACCCGTGGACCGCTGGACCTCCATCCAGGCCCCACTCGGCACCCGACTCGCCTAATTTATAGCACCAGACGTACCCCCGCCCACTGTCTTGACCTCTCCACCGCCCAAAAAAAACCGCCTCTTGTCGTACACCGACATCGAGGGCCTTCGCTGTTTCCTCCTCTCTGCCGGATATCCGCCTCGGTGCGGCACATCCATAGCTCCGACGAGAATTTCTTTTCATTGCCTCCGAGTGGCTTCCAGGCAGGCCGCTGGTCACCCCCACGCCGGGGCACAACCCACCATGTCCAACAGCTCCAAGAGGAGCGCGAGGGTCGCACacgtcgaggatgcccgGGAGGACGACTCCAACAGCTCCCTCGAGGGGATTGAAAGCACCCGCAGGTATGCCGTCTCTGAGGCTCCTGGCAAGGAGCGCCCCAACACCGGCAAATCACGCGCCGATAAGCGACCGCCCGTTTCGAggtccccgtcgtcctccgccggcgcaggtCTAATGGACGAGTCGTCCGACTCTACGGCCCGCTCCTCCGAGAGGGCACCAGACTCGAGACGGCGATCCGCGAGGAGGGACACAATCGATCCAGATGGTCGAGATCAATACCGTGAGGAGAGGAggcgagagcggcgggccaaggaggaagaggccgacAGACGAGCCAAGGcggccgctgttgctgccaaAGAGCGAGAGGCAAAGGCACGTCAGAAAACCAGGCCACCTGGCCCAAAGCACTCGGCCACGCAACCCGTCGTCCAGCAACCCGGGTACATGAGAGGTCGCGTCGAGGACCCAGCATTCTATGGCGTGAAGCAGCCTGCCTCTTCAGGtggccgacctcgagccAAGACACGGCCGGCAACCTTCTACGCAGGCCAACCCGCTGGACCCCAGATGATGCCGCCCGGCGGCTTTCGTCCCGGAGCGGGCCATCCGCCGCCTTTTCCGGTTGGAAGcttcccgccgcctcctcccatGTGGTCAGGCGCCGCAGGTTCGCCAGGCGGCTTtggaccaccaccaccctcgccGGCTGGGCCACCTCCAGCTGCCTACTTTGACCAGCACAGCCACTTGAAACAGCGCTTCGATCCGCGTCCCTCGTCCGCCATGGGATaccagcggccgccgcaggcatTGGAATATCATCATGACGACTACGCCGACGAAACGGCCCCACGAGTTAGTCGGCGGCCATCCCGTTCCAAAAAGCTCGATGAAGATTCCAGACGGATGCCACCGCCAAGCTATATCCCACCCCGGCCTCagtcggcgatgccgccaccCACGACGCCGTTTCGACCTCCGCCTCATCGGCCCCCTTCGCGACAGACTCACTCTCGGCCACCGCCTTCGAACAGGAGGTCGCTGGGCTTTGAAGAACCCGTCTACCACGACCCTGAGTActacgatgacgacgatgacgacgatggtgggCTGTTCCAGATTTCGCCCAACGCATCGTATGACCAGCGTCGAGCCGTCGTTCCTCGTGCGAGGCGTGCGTCTATGGTGTACGACCAGGCCGATTACGAGATCGTCCCGGCTGGAAATCGCACTCGTCGTTCGTCCATGTATACTCCTGGCGGATTGGCCTCGGGAGGGGCGAGTCTCGGGAATAGCAAGCTGAGCGCGGCGAAGAAGTACCAGGACGAGGTTAGCGGCGGGTCACAGATGCCActgacggccgagacgctcCGGAAAGTGATGAAGCGAGGCGGCGTGCCAAGTAGCCGATCGAcacgcagcagcgacagccgAGACGACAGCGAATACAAGCGCAGCAACACGACTGGACTCACGCAATCGTCGTACGGCGGCAATGAGGAAATCACTATCAAGGTCCCTGGCAACACTGTTGTGCGATTTCAAGGCGCTGAGATCGAATGCAGCCACGAAGGCGGCGAGATTACCTGGTCAAGTCGTCcgacgggctcgcgggcCGGGAGTGATAGGGCCAGCACCATCTATCAACAGCTCGAGGACTCGATGGCGCTCGAGGACTCGCGTAGCCGCATGGAACGCAAGGCTTTGCCGCATCGGCCCCGTGCGCCGAGTCAAGCAGACTCGCATAGCCGCGGTTATGGACCGCCACATGCCCCTTATGACCCGTACGCTCACGGAAACGTATTCTGATGACCCGGACGAAGAATGACGAATTTTGACGATTACGAGACTCTTCTCGACTCACGACACTCATCACGGTTGGCGACGACTATTATGGAAGCGAGCGTTGCAGTTTTCCTTGGCTCCCTTTTTATTTGCTCTTTTCATCTTgttttctttcctttctcTGCAGTGAACGGCATTGCTGTCACGGTTGTCGACGCTGCGCTTCGACCCGTGGTGTGCTGTTGGCTCTAATCCCCGTGCTTCTGCTTGCGGTGACATGCGTTCTTCGCAAAGGACGGCATGGAAAAGTTTGATACCCAAAAGGCAGCATGAGGGAATCTTTGCGTTTCTCGGCTGCTCTCATGTCAGTCTGTTGACTATGATTTGGTATGTTGTTTGAATAATGAATGGCGAGATGGGGCAGATTGGAAGCGTGTATGCGCAGAGAGGGCGTTCAAGGCATTGTTTGCCAGCATCGAACATTCGGACGCTCAACTTGTCCGGACGCATCGACATGGTCTGCGTTACAAGGCCGTGCAGGCTGCGGCCTCGGCAGTCACGACAGCAAGTTGTTTCTGAGTCGCTCAACACCCCAAGGCGATATAGACTGTACGGGCAATGGGGGTTCGCGCCCCCGCACTCTCTATGCCCTGCGGGGGTAGTTTACTTGCAATGGCATGCCATCTACTTGATTCTTTGCTGGCGGGACTATAGATTTGATTTGTTTTGGGTAGGCTACCATGCATGCCCGGGATGCGCGGCGAAGATGAATGCGGGAACAAGGCGGACTGCTGTATGGAGTATAATGTATTCTGTCTGTCTGTAGATGGCATACCATTTGAGAAGGCAGGGCAGACGGCAAGCTGAGAAATGATTGAATGATGCGATGCAGGACGCGATGCAATGATCGCCGCGACGTGTTGAGCGCTCACAGGCGTTAGTGGCGCAGCCCTGGCGAGCATGGCTGATCACGCGGCGCCGTGCCTTGAGTCCCAGGCCAGGATCCCTCGACCAGGTCAGAGGTCACGACGGGTACGTGCAAGCAAAAAGTGAAGCGGATGGAGGGGTCATTTGGAGTTGTGAAAGcggggccgggggggtggtggtAAAGCGGATACTTTGGCGTCCTGGGGGCGTGCATGGACCAGGGGTGTGGCGCAACACGGGCGTGGTTGTCGGGCCAGCGGGGCTTGTTTACTTGGTTGCGTCACCACCTACGCGGGACTGTGGCGATCACTGGCGGGAAATCGGTTGAGTGCTGTGCCAGTGGTACTAGTAGGCCGCCGCCTGAATTGATCTGGTGTCCAGCAGCGAACCTGGTTGTAGCCACAGACGTTGCCCAACCTCGCACCTGCACCCTGGGCGGACCCCCAGCCACACCATTTGTGCCACCGTTTCTGGGGGAACAAAACTGCCCTGccacctgcctgccatcTCGCTGCACGCAATCGTGCTCGTTCTTCTTCGTCACGCATTTTAGACCCGGCGACAGTCACCACAGAAGTCAAAAACCACACGTCTCGGCACGAAGACAGCACTCATTCctccatcggcgccggccttttCTTCCTGAgccgggcgcggcagcctcgccctGACAGCACCCGCGGTTGGGGTGCGACATCGAGCATCACCTTGAGCTGCGAGACAGGCCGCATTCCAACGCCAGCATGGCGCCCACCATCGCCCACGCTCTCCGGAGCATCATTGCCAGTGGGCCGACTGCTGGCAGTCtcggcggagaagacggtcccctggccgaggccagcagGCTCCTGCTCGCGCGGTCGGCTAAGGAGTCGACGGACCCTTCACACGGCGTGCTCGACCCGCACGATATCAGCAACGTGGGCTTCTTCGTGCTCTTCGCACTCATCGGCGTGGGCTTTGTTGCGACGGGCATCTGGTTTTTCTTCTGGGCCAAGAACGGTGGATTCCACTTCAAGCAGACGGATTGGGACGACTACAAATCGACAGTGCTGCGGCGCAAGGGCCCCAACGGAACGCTGCTCTCGGGGGCAACGCCATCGACGaacctgggcggcggcagcgtgtACAAggacgtggccgacgacgacggcaccacgGTGGTGACGGAGACGACGTACCTGAGCGGCATCACGGCGGGGGCGAGCGACATTGTAGCACGTCAGAAGCGcgaggagaagcgcaaggacAAGCACAGAcgcaagcagcagcgcgagtccaaggagaaggagaaggagaagaagaaggcgaagCAGCAGAAGGGGCGGCACGTGGGGGACAACGGGGTGACGGACGAGATGGCAGAGAAGGAGGCACGCGACCACCTGCGCAGCTACCGGCAcgagcggccggcgcgggtAGGCGGGCTCAACAAGGAGTCGGAAGGCTCGACGTGGGACGGGTCGACAAACCCAACCGagtcgacggcatcgacggagCTGCTGTCGAACcggcagacgacgccgaccacgacgccgaccaagaagacggcgccgatCCGCAAGGTGTACTCGACGGCGGACCGCAacacggcgcgcgaggcggagcggATTCGCAGCGAGGCCcggcgcctgcgcgaggagagCCGCAACCGCACGACGGCACGCCGCGACTTTAGCTACAATCGCGagagcgccgcgagcgaaAGCCTGCTcgagtcggcggcagcgggaagCAGCGACCTAGGCACCAAGAGTTACCACCACCCGATGCCAgagctgcgcgagcgggAGCGAGAGCGGAGCGGCAGggacagagagagggagagggaggagcgccgggcgagacggggcgGATatcggcgcggccgaggcgatgatgacTTGTAGGTGACTGTGTGCATGTTTTGTAACGGCTTGCAAGGGGCGAGacaagggcagcagcaaAGGGCAGAGCGGAAATGGGCATGGGACATGGAGGCGGCCTCGACCACCGCCTGCGCGTGCAACACCACCAAATtgagaaggggggaggaaaTGAAGCATGTAGATATATGTCATGAGAATGAAAGCCAGCAGTTTTTTTCCTGGACAATTTTTTTTTGTGCTTTTGTACCACAAGGGGCTTGTAGCACCACAAGAGCTTTCATATCACGGAGACGTCGGACGTTTTCCATGTgagacgtggcggcggcggcgcaggacaCGGGGGAGGGCAGGGTGCACAAACGGTCGCGGGAACTTGTAGCTTGTTTCCACGCAGGGACGGTAAGGAAGTACACACGTACGAAGCACCGGTTTTCGGCTCGTTTGCGGTGCATGACACGAGCATCTTTTTGCCTTGCCAGGACGGCAGTGTCATTGTCATCCATGCCACCTGCTATGAACCTACCCTTGCTgttgctactgctgctgctgcagctgttCCACCGTACCCATGTACCTTAACGTACCAACTAATTCAGTGCGTAGTACCTTGGTAGGTTCGATCGGCAAGGGCCGAATTTCGACTCGACTCAGTTGGAACTCGGATGGAGGAGCCGCGTCAGGGCTGTTtcaagggcgggcgggcgggctggtgGAAAATGAGCAGGTGCATAGAGAGTCTGCTGCCCCTGCGATGAGTGCCCTGATGATtatgaggaggagggggcgcaAAGTGCAGTCTGTACTTTATACTCGTTGGTGTGGCCGTGGTCGTGAGCCCTCGTGCTGTAAAACAGGTTTGAATGAAGCAATCACATAGTTACATGCCTCGTGCGTACGTGATTGTGCTGGCACTTCAACGCTTGTGCTCTTTCAGGCCATTGGAAACTACCAAGCTTGCTTACACACCCACCTGCCACGCACACCAGCAGAGCACAGCCAGCAGTGGTGTATGTAATGTATACTGTAGGTGAGTATGCGAGTAATGCCTGAGTTAGTAATACCTACCTAACTACTTTGCCTGTAGAGATGGCTACTGCCCTCACCACGCCTTTAGTGCTGCCCTATATTCCAACCTTAACCTTAAAATGCCTATTTGTTGAGCAGTCATCGATGcatctgccgccgccgctgctgctgctgatgttTCAGCAGGttgcagcgaggcggcggtgatAGACAGGCACCGACGCATCCGCATTCTGCCAcggctggtgctgccacAAGTCACTCCTTCGTGGCGTCCACCATCACTCCactgcatcgtcatcgtcgaccgGGGTCccggtagtagtagtagcagtacATGTCCTGCCCCGCCGCACCATTagtcctcgcgcagggcaTACCTGCTATTGCACTAACAGCTAGGGTCGCAGGCCTGCGTACTCGTGCCCCCCAAGCAGAGGCGCGGCATCAGTGGATCCACGATTTTCTGTcccgcggcgggctccaGCGGGCACCTCAGTGATGCCCCAGGTGGAGTGCCCGCTCGCTCCAGGCGGTGGGCGGGCCACTGGCGGTGCCTGCAGGTGACGCAGCACTCAGCAACGCAGGTCAGCACCGCACTACTACCTCAGCTAGGCCTCTCTCCCCATCTCTACTGACTGGCTTTAGGGCGTTAGACTTGGTTTAGTTGAGTCTGTCTGCTGTCtggcgcctgcctgcctcgtgCCCGCTTTCctcgtcgtgtcgtcgtctcaCTCACTCCTCaatcctcctccgcctcctcctccctcgcccaaCAGCCCATCCCATTCCATCATCTCCTCGCATtcgccctctctctctctctctccctcccctaCCCTTCCGACCACGACCGACACGGCTGCTACGCCCCTCGCCATATCCCTTCCCTTTCTGCCCCTGGGCTCACGCTCTTTTTTTTGCTGCCCTGCCTTCCCGGCGACGACCAAAACCGACCGAGGGTGGGCTTCAGCTGCCCTCCCGCTATTGGCCGCCTGTCGCatcccgcgcctcgccggggctcccgaccgacgacgacgacgacgacaaaacTACGTGGCGAAGCTTTCGAGCCATCCATTTCCCTCATCTGCATCGCCGCTCTTCCCCTCGTCGCGACTGCGCTGCCCTTCGCGCAACGCACACACGCCGCCCGACCGCGCTGCATTTCTACCCCATCGATAGCCGCCCATCGCTCTAGACGCCTGCAGCGATAAGCGCCAAGCCGCtcccgtcgcggcggtgacgccaCGCACTCCACCAGACCATCACCACTATAGAACCAAGGACAGAATTCGAGCCCGCCGCAACAACCGCATTGATTTCGagccctgccttgcccgacgacggcgccaccGTCATGGCTGCCCCGTCGTCCGCCTTCACCGGCATCATCATTGGCCTCGTGTCGTCGTTTGGCtccatcatcctcatcgccctcgtcgtcttcatcttcTGGGCTTCGGGATGCGCTGGCTCCGGTCGCATCCTGCTGGACCGCTTCGGCAGGCCCGGCGAGtatgacgacgagcaggcgtTTGcccgggaggaggcggaggcgctcgagaCCATGGATGACATGGCTCGAACAGAGTACCTCCGCGCAAAGGGTATTTCTTTCCCGTCCATTCTGCTTGCGCCCAAGAGGGATTTTGCTGACGTGACCATCTAGCCTTCGTCACTGCCAACCCTCCCGAGTCCGTGCAGACCGACATCTCGCTGTCACAGTACCTCGCCATACAGGAAAAGGGCGTCTCGGCTTGGGAGTTTGAGCCTGAGCTAGAGATTGCCAACTgcttcgtcgaggcccgcACCGAGATTGAGTTCTTCGACTCAGAATGCACCGTCATGTGCAACCTGCCCGTGCCCAAACAAAACGACGTCTACTACTGGGAGGCCAAGGTCTACGAGAAGCCCGAAAACACCTTGCTCGCCATCGGcatggcgacgaagccgtaTCCACTGTTTCGGCTACCCGGTGAGTAGCCACGTTTCCCGGAGAACATTTAGGGCCCATGCTGACGACGTTCAGGCTACCACAAGTACTCAGTCGCGTACCACTCTGATGGCTCTCGCCACTACAACCAGCCCTTCGGCAAGACCCCCTACGGTCCAAATCTCGTCCAAGGCGACGTCATTGGCGTCGGCTACCGGCCCAGGACCGGTGCCATTTTCTTCACCCGCAACGGCAAGCGCCTCGAAGAGGTCGTACACGGGCTCAAGGCCCAAAACTTCTTTCCCGCGGTAGGGGCGAACGGCCCGGCCGTCGTGCACGTCAACCTCGGGCAGTCAGGCTTCGTCTTCATCGAAGCCAACGTCAAGAAGTGGGGTTTGGCACCTGTCACCGGcagcctcgcgccgccgccgccctacGGCTCAGAGCAGGGTAGTATACTGCTCGAGACGGGCaccaaggacggcgtcgctccgggcctcggccgcccgcaTGGACAGTCAATCAGCGGCTCGCCCTACCACGTTCAAcccggcggcagccatcTCAACGCTCAGCACGGCCGCACCCGCAGCGGCAATTTCAGAGTTCTCCCTCCCACGAGCCCGGGCCCCATCCGGAGCCCGACGGACATTTCTCTGGCGCAGCTGGTGCCCAATGATGACAACGGCGAGCCGAGCGGCAGTGGCATTGTGCAtcagcaggaggagcaccCCGGCAACCCGCTGCACCTGCATTTAGAGGATGCGACGAACCCGCCACCGGACTACGCGAGCCCAACGCATTCGGAGGAGGGCGGTAGTCGGAGGAGtagcagcgacgaggacgcgccgCTGATACGCGTGGTGAACCGCAACCGGGGGgactcgtcggcgacggtggttCCCGTGCACAGCATGCCGCCACACCCACACCCTCCGGTCCCGAGCTacagcgacgccgtccgtGACGGAGCTGGCCGTCACCGACAGGAAAGCCCCGACACGAGCTCGacggacagcagcagcagcaacggcgatTCTGAGTCCAGCTGATG
This sequence is a window from Purpureocillium takamizusanense chromosome 8, complete sequence. Protein-coding genes within it:
- a CDS encoding uncharacterized protein (EggNog:ENOG503P47T~COG:S), with product MSNSSKRSARVAHVEDAREDDSNSSLEGIESTRRYAVSEAPGKERPNTGKSRADKRPPVSRSPSSSAGAGLMDESSDSTARSSERAPDSRRRSARRDTIDPDGRDQYREERRRERRAKEEEADRRAKAAAVAAKEREAKARQKTRPPGPKHSATQPVVQQPGYMRGRVEDPAFYGVKQPASSGGRPRAKTRPATFYAGQPAGPQMMPPGGFRPGAGHPPPFPVGSFPPPPPMWSGAAGSPGGFGPPPPSPAGPPPAAYFDQHSHLKQRFDPRPSSAMGYQRPPQALEYHHDDYADETAPRVSRRPSRSKKLDEDSRRMPPPSYIPPRPQSAMPPPTTPFRPPPHRPPSRQTHSRPPPSNRRSLGFEEPVYHDPEYYDDDDDDDGGLFQISPNASYDQRRAVVPRARRASMVYDQADYEIVPAGNRTRRSSMYTPGGLASGGASLGNSKLSAAKKYQDEVSGGSQMPLTAETLRKVMKRGGVPSSRSTRSSDSRDDSEYKRSNTTGLTQSSYGGNEEITIKVPGNTVVRFQGAEIECSHEGGEITWSSRPTGSRAGSDRASTIYQQLEDSMALEDSRSRMERKALPHRPRAPSQADSHSRGYGPPHAPYDPYAHGNVF
- a CDS encoding uncharacterized protein (EggNog:ENOG503P4RX~TransMembrane:1 (o60-83i)), which encodes MAPTIAHALRSIIASGPTAGSLGGEDGPLAEASRLLLARSAKESTDPSHGVLDPHDISNVGFFVLFALIGVGFVATGIWFFFWAKNGGFHFKQTDWDDYKSTVLRRKGPNGTLLSGATPSTNLGGGSVYKDVADDDGTTVVTETTYLSGITAGASDIVARQKREEKRKDKHRRKQQRESKEKEKEKKKAKQQKGRHVGDNGVTDEMAEKEARDHLRSYRHERPARVGGLNKESEGSTWDGSTNPTESTASTELLSNRQTTPTTTPTKKTAPIRKVYSTADRNTAREAERIRSEARRLREESRNRTTARRDFSYNRESAASESLLESAAAGSSDLGTKSYHHPMPELRERERERSGRDREREREERRARRGGYRRGRGDDDL
- the ssh4 gene encoding Protein ssh4 (EggNog:ENOG503NZ1J~TransMembrane:1 (i7-33o)~COG:S); this encodes MAAPSSAFTGIIIGLVSSFGSIILIALVVFIFWASGCAGSGRILLDRFGRPGEYDDEQAFAREEAEALETMDDMARTEYLRAKAFVTANPPESVQTDISLSQYLAIQEKGVSAWEFEPELEIANCFVEARTEIEFFDSECTVMCNLPVPKQNDVYYWEAKVYEKPENTLLAIGMATKPYPLFRLPGYHKYSVAYHSDGSRHYNQPFGKTPYGPNLVQGDVIGVGYRPRTGAIFFTRNGKRLEEVVHGLKAQNFFPAVGANGPAVVHVNLGQSGFVFIEANVKKWGLAPVTGSLAPPPPYGSEQGSILLETGTKDGVAPGLGRPHGQSISGSPYHVQPGGSHLNAQHGRTRSGNFRVLPPTSPGPIRSPTDISLAQLVPNDDNGEPSGSGIVHQQEEHPGNPLHLHLEDATNPPPDYASPTHSEEGGSRRSSSDEDAPLIRVVNRNRGDSSATVVPVHSMPPHPHPPVPSYSDAVRDGAGRHRQESPDTSSTDSSSSNGDSESS